In the genome of Leptospiraceae bacterium, one region contains:
- the gltX gene encoding glutamate--tRNA ligase encodes MEVRTRFAPSPTGFLHIGGARTALFNYLYAKARGGSFILRIEDTDQERSTKESERMILDALKWLGIQADEGPEEGGKYGPYRQSERLHIYKKYTDYLLEKQLAYRCFCSPEELEAKQERSKRLGIPHVYDGKCRNLSASEIEEKIKKGIPYAIRFKVDPKEIVVEDIVQGKVKFDSRLIGDFIIVKSDGFPSYNYAVVIDDFEMKITHVIRGVGHLSNTPRQILIHEAFGFPLPKYAHISEIVGTDKKKLSKRRGATSVMFFKELGYLPEAMVNYMALLGWYPEDGVEFMPDGEIMKKFDIYRCSKSPAMFDFFLIESIEKSEKSDTKEETDESSEFSSQSIQEMTLEEIKQIINPKTKLNWMNQKYIRHFSSDKIFELSKEFLLRNEELKLQLEENEEKIKQIFQRIKDYLVTLDEAVLYIKELLSDQLELTEEASQELEELEKQFPNTSELIEVFLTLLNQTTPKSEDDYKLLIKKCGEQTQRKGKFLYMPIRIYTTGKTHGMELPILFTLLGKERIFERVVSLKKLVKT; translated from the coding sequence ATGGAAGTTCGAACGAGATTTGCCCCATCCCCTACAGGTTTTTTACATATTGGCGGAGCAAGAACAGCACTTTTCAATTATTTATATGCAAAAGCACGAGGTGGTTCTTTTATCTTGAGGATTGAAGATACAGATCAGGAGCGATCTACCAAAGAGTCCGAAAGAATGATTTTAGATGCTTTGAAGTGGTTGGGGATTCAAGCCGATGAAGGACCCGAGGAAGGTGGAAAATACGGACCATATCGTCAATCAGAGAGACTGCACATTTACAAGAAATACACAGATTACTTATTGGAGAAGCAATTAGCTTATCGCTGTTTTTGCTCTCCTGAGGAACTCGAGGCAAAGCAAGAGCGTTCAAAACGCTTAGGGATCCCTCATGTGTATGATGGTAAATGCAGAAATTTGTCAGCATCAGAAATTGAAGAAAAAATCAAAAAAGGAATACCCTACGCAATCCGCTTCAAAGTAGACCCAAAAGAAATTGTTGTAGAAGATATCGTTCAAGGGAAAGTCAAGTTTGATTCGCGTTTAATTGGAGATTTTATCATAGTAAAATCAGATGGTTTTCCTTCATATAATTACGCTGTAGTGATTGATGATTTCGAAATGAAAATTACTCATGTGATTCGTGGTGTGGGGCACTTATCGAATACTCCAAGACAAATTTTAATTCACGAAGCTTTTGGTTTTCCATTACCTAAATATGCTCATATTTCTGAAATCGTTGGAACTGACAAAAAGAAATTATCCAAGCGAAGAGGGGCTACATCTGTAATGTTTTTCAAAGAGCTGGGATATTTGCCAGAAGCAATGGTGAACTATATGGCACTTTTGGGGTGGTATCCTGAGGATGGCGTTGAATTCATGCCTGATGGAGAGATCATGAAAAAGTTCGATATTTATCGTTGTTCGAAAAGTCCAGCGATGTTTGATTTCTTCTTGATCGAATCCATCGAAAAGTCCGAGAAATCAGATACGAAAGAGGAGACTGACGAAAGCTCTGAGTTTTCGTCCCAATCTATTCAAGAAATGACACTTGAAGAAATTAAGCAAATCATCAACCCCAAAACCAAACTCAACTGGATGAATCAAAAATACATTCGCCATTTCAGTTCTGACAAAATTTTTGAACTATCAAAAGAATTTCTACTTCGTAATGAGGAATTGAAACTTCAGCTCGAAGAAAACGAAGAAAAAATTAAACAAATCTTCCAACGCATCAAAGATTATTTAGTTACATTAGATGAAGCGGTTTTGTATATAAAAGAACTCTTAAGCGACCAATTGGAACTTACAGAAGAAGCCTCCCAAGAATTAGAAGAATTAGAAAAGCAATTCCCCAATACTTCAGAACTTATTGAGGTGTTCTTGACTTTGCTTAATCAAACTACGCCAAAATCAGAAGATGACTACAAACTACTCATAAAAAAATGTGGAGAACAAACCCAAAGAAAGGGAAAATTCCTATATATGCCAATACGAATTTATACAACTGGGAAAACTCATGGAATGGAACTCCCGATTTTGTTCACTCTATTAGGAAAAGAACGTATTTTCGAACGAGTTGTATCTTTGAAAAAATTAGTTAAGACTTAA
- the lipB gene encoding lipoyl(octanoyl) transferase LipB: protein MIPVYPYKTIPYDSYLRLSHYFRKKRKENLMFCDHYPVITAGMQFQPKSLKVSEEWLKLHQIDFFHVKRGGDVTAHELGQIIIYPHIDLRKRKILLQNFIDMIVSITKQTVKEIFQIELEYKKDMPGFYFDDQKVISMGLEIRAGFSSSGLAINYKNDLKTFRFIHPCGYENLKMTTIEQILENQKKITNQEKKELYLEAKKIDFCKRWEELFCSYLD, encoded by the coding sequence ATGATTCCTGTATATCCATATAAAACCATCCCATACGATAGTTATCTGCGTTTATCCCACTACTTTCGGAAGAAACGCAAGGAAAACCTTATGTTTTGTGATCACTATCCTGTGATTACTGCTGGAATGCAATTCCAACCTAAAAGTTTGAAGGTATCAGAAGAATGGCTGAAGCTCCATCAAATTGATTTTTTTCATGTAAAACGTGGTGGAGATGTAACGGCTCATGAACTAGGACAAATCATCATCTATCCTCACATAGACCTAAGAAAACGAAAGATTCTACTACAGAATTTCATCGATATGATAGTTTCGATCACAAAGCAAACCGTAAAAGAAATATTTCAAATAGAACTCGAGTATAAAAAAGACATGCCAGGTTTTTATTTTGATGATCAAAAAGTGATTTCCATGGGATTGGAAATCCGAGCTGGTTTTTCTTCTTCTGGTTTAGCGATAAACTATAAAAATGACTTAAAGACCTTTCGTTTCATTCATCCCTGTGGTTACGAAAACCTAAAAATGACTACCATCGAACAAATCTTAGAAAATCAAAAAAAAATTACCAATCAGGAAAAAAAAGAGTTGTATTTAGAAGCAAAAAAAATCGATTTTTGCAAAAGATGGGAAGAATTATTTTGCTCTTATTTGGACTGA
- a CDS encoding protein-L-isoaspartate(D-aspartate) O-methyltransferase — protein sequence MSNYFNSLSYNKNALEDMIRNQIVYRGITNSRILDAIRKFPREFFVREKDKNYAYTDGPLNIGYNQTISQPYVVALMTELLELTGEEKVLEIGTGSGYQTALLSDLAKEVYTIEIHPNLLEFAKNNLKRFQVKNVHFFCKNGWEGLEEHAPFDRIISTAAPKKIPEHWKRQLKVSGIMVVPVGIVYQDLLKIKKTSKTSFIEEKIISVRFVPLLKEEE from the coding sequence ATGTCAAACTATTTTAATTCACTATCCTACAACAAGAACGCATTAGAAGACATGATACGCAATCAAATTGTCTATCGAGGCATTACAAACAGTCGGATTTTGGATGCAATAAGAAAATTCCCAAGAGAATTTTTTGTCCGAGAAAAAGACAAAAATTATGCCTATACTGACGGACCTTTGAACATAGGATATAATCAAACCATATCACAACCCTACGTAGTTGCGTTAATGACAGAATTATTGGAATTAACAGGAGAAGAAAAAGTTCTCGAGATTGGCACGGGAAGTGGCTACCAAACAGCGTTACTTTCAGATTTAGCCAAAGAAGTTTATACAATTGAAATCCATCCGAATCTATTAGAATTTGCCAAAAATAACTTAAAGCGTTTTCAAGTCAAAAACGTTCATTTTTTTTGCAAAAATGGATGGGAAGGTTTAGAAGAACATGCCCCTTTTGATCGGATTATTTCAACAGCAGCTCCTAAAAAAATCCCCGAACACTGGAAAAGACAATTAAAAGTTTCTGGAATCATGGTTGTACCAGTTGGAATTGTATATCAAGACTTACTCAAAATAAAAAAAACCTCAAAAACAAGCTTCATTGAGGAAAAAATCATCTCTGTCAGATTTGTTCCTCTTTTGAAAGAAGAAGAATGA
- a CDS encoding AarF/UbiB family protein gives MNDNNFISGTLSRLFRLGETTGRVGFTLLKNLNNNFKNLDLNQVIKVVDNLSRLKGAPMKVGQMLSLHEDLLPPEIIEILRILQKDTPPVSFSVIEQVLQKELKEKLSDFTFIEKRPFASASIGQVHKGKLKTGEDVILKIQYPGIRKSIKTDLATIKLILSPLFKALELPFEEPWEEIKERLMEEVDYSKELENLKLFHQKVHIENLVYPRYFEEYSTKEVLTLGFEESFSWSETKKYPHLQEKWIIALLKFIIWGFFKYELLHVDPNAANFGFREDGTVVVYDFGCIKKVPSYLAKAYKETAVCVLMDEWDKIGEILYNAGIKTKGEKPLPERFLRPHLVIIQEVFPNKETYFGEDSKVYQRLLEITHESWEDVRDFVFPKDIIFIHRNLIGHFGNLRRLHVKKNWRQVFLELIAQAETT, from the coding sequence ATGAATGATAATAATTTCATATCAGGGACATTATCAAGACTTTTTCGTTTGGGAGAAACAACTGGCAGAGTAGGATTTACTTTATTGAAAAATCTTAATAATAACTTCAAAAACCTTGATCTTAATCAGGTGATAAAAGTAGTAGATAATCTTTCTCGATTGAAAGGGGCTCCCATGAAAGTGGGACAGATGTTGAGTCTTCATGAAGATTTATTACCTCCAGAAATCATCGAAATATTGCGGATTTTACAGAAAGATACTCCCCCAGTTTCTTTTAGTGTGATAGAACAAGTGCTTCAAAAAGAACTAAAAGAAAAGTTAAGCGATTTTACGTTTATTGAAAAAAGGCCTTTTGCTTCGGCATCGATTGGTCAAGTTCACAAAGGAAAATTAAAAACTGGAGAAGATGTCATACTCAAAATTCAGTATCCAGGGATCAGAAAATCAATCAAAACTGACCTAGCTACAATCAAATTGATTTTATCTCCACTCTTCAAAGCCTTAGAACTTCCTTTTGAGGAACCATGGGAAGAAATCAAAGAACGCTTGATGGAAGAAGTCGATTATTCCAAAGAATTAGAAAACTTAAAACTTTTCCATCAAAAGGTTCATATTGAAAATTTGGTTTATCCAAGGTATTTTGAAGAATACTCAACCAAAGAGGTTTTAACATTAGGTTTCGAAGAATCATTCTCATGGAGTGAAACAAAAAAGTATCCTCATCTTCAAGAAAAATGGATCATTGCTTTGCTGAAGTTTATCATATGGGGATTTTTTAAGTATGAACTTCTTCACGTAGATCCGAACGCTGCAAATTTTGGTTTTCGAGAAGATGGCACGGTCGTCGTATATGATTTTGGTTGCATCAAAAAAGTTCCGTCTTATTTAGCAAAAGCTTATAAAGAAACAGCTGTTTGTGTTCTCATGGATGAGTGGGACAAAATAGGAGAAATACTATACAATGCTGGAATCAAGACAAAAGGAGAAAAACCTCTCCCAGAAAGATTCCTAAGACCCCATTTGGTCATCATCCAAGAAGTTTTCCCCAATAAAGAAACCTACTTTGGAGAGGACTCAAAGGTTTATCAACGGCTTTTAGAGATCACCCATGAAAGCTGGGAAGACGTAAGAGACTTTGTCTTCCCCAAAGATATCATCTTCATTCATAGAAATCTCATAGGTCATTTTGGAAATTTACGAAGATTGCATGTAAAAAAGAACTGGCGCCAAGTATTTTTAGAGCTGATAGCTCAAGCCGAAACAACATGA
- a CDS encoding DegT/DnrJ/EryC1/StrS family aminotransferase, protein MPVPFIDLKRFEDSIPEIFSQKIQSLVANTQFIGGKEVEIFEETLKKDNQVAYAIGCANGTDAIQLALRAVGVGSGDKVLLPDLTFWATFEAIINVGAEPITVDISLEDLQMDFFLFQEAVEKFQPKAAILVHLYGWTSQYLESFRKYAKEKNVFLIEDGAQSYRVKVNGESIYKNALVATVSFYPAKVFGAAGDAGAVLTQNPEIAQKVRSLGNHGREFHYSHQYVGWNSRLGNLQAAYLNVNFPYLGERIQSRRLIADSYRRDLAEKFEVHTTPGLVSSQGVLWKESATSIRIEENGYLNVILMDPKKRNAFLEHLKKHQIGFGTVYPDPISVQKGAQGYLRYKVGGDNAKRVCSSVVNLPLFPYMTSAEYNEIIEVVNRF, encoded by the coding sequence ATGCCTGTGCCGTTTATTGACCTTAAGCGTTTCGAAGATTCCATCCCTGAGATTTTTAGTCAAAAAATTCAAAGTTTAGTAGCCAATACCCAATTCATTGGTGGAAAAGAAGTCGAGATTTTTGAGGAAACCCTCAAGAAAGATAATCAAGTGGCGTATGCTATCGGATGTGCGAATGGAACAGATGCCATTCAACTTGCTTTGCGAGCTGTGGGAGTAGGCAGTGGAGACAAAGTGTTGCTTCCTGACTTGACGTTTTGGGCAACATTCGAAGCCATAATTAATGTGGGAGCTGAACCCATCACAGTGGACATCAGTTTAGAAGATTTACAAATGGATTTTTTTTTGTTTCAAGAAGCAGTGGAAAAGTTTCAGCCCAAAGCAGCAATTTTAGTTCATTTGTATGGCTGGACCTCTCAATACTTGGAGTCATTTCGAAAATACGCAAAAGAAAAAAATGTCTTTTTGATTGAAGATGGTGCTCAATCTTATCGTGTCAAAGTCAATGGAGAGTCAATTTATAAGAATGCATTGGTTGCCACAGTCAGTTTTTATCCCGCAAAGGTTTTTGGTGCTGCCGGCGATGCAGGTGCTGTTTTAACACAAAATCCTGAAATTGCTCAAAAAGTTCGATCTTTAGGAAATCATGGAAGAGAATTTCATTATTCCCATCAGTATGTAGGTTGGAATTCCCGCTTAGGAAACCTGCAAGCAGCTTATCTGAATGTCAATTTTCCTTACCTGGGGGAACGTATTCAGTCTCGTCGTCTCATAGCCGATAGTTATCGCCGAGACCTTGCGGAGAAGTTTGAGGTGCATACAACTCCTGGTTTAGTGTCTTCCCAGGGAGTTCTTTGGAAAGAAAGTGCCACCTCCATTCGCATAGAAGAAAATGGCTATCTCAATGTTATCTTGATGGATCCCAAAAAACGAAATGCTTTTTTAGAGCACTTAAAAAAACACCAGATTGGATTTGGAACCGTCTATCCTGATCCTATTTCTGTTCAAAAAGGAGCTCAGGGTTATCTTCGATATAAGGTCGGGGGTGATAACGCCAAGCGCGTTTGTTCGTCGGTGGTGAATCTTCCGTTGTTTCCTTATATGACCTCAGCTGAGTATAATGAAATCATTGAGGTAGTAAATAGATTTTGA
- a CDS encoding C40 family peptidase, with protein sequence MRKFLFLTFANFIFLSTLLCYESKDRRVTLADRNGIVEIAKSYIGTPYKEGGDTPKGFDCSGFTMFVYRKAGYKIPRTTKDQYLQLEPVKKPKIGDLVFFKLESNSVSHVGIYIGNFQFIHAPSTGKSVEISDLRNPYWRKRYVGSRSYFFGSHRLNQNLFTTSMISLYSAEVI encoded by the coding sequence ATGAGGAAATTTTTATTTTTGACGTTTGCGAATTTTATTTTTCTTTCTACACTCTTATGTTATGAGTCCAAAGATCGAAGAGTCACATTAGCCGATAGAAACGGGATTGTTGAGATTGCCAAATCATATATTGGCACACCTTACAAAGAAGGTGGAGATACGCCAAAAGGTTTTGACTGCTCAGGCTTTACTATGTTTGTTTATCGAAAAGCTGGATATAAAATACCTCGAACTACCAAAGATCAATATCTACAACTTGAACCCGTAAAAAAACCAAAAATTGGGGATCTAGTATTTTTTAAGTTGGAATCAAACAGTGTGAGTCATGTAGGTATTTACATCGGAAATTTTCAGTTCATTCATGCACCCAGCACAGGGAAAAGCGTAGAAATTTCGGACTTACGCAATCCTTACTGGAGGAAACGTTATGTGGGTTCTCGAAGTTATTTTTTTGGATCACACAGACTAAATCAAAATCTATTTACTACCTCAATGATTTCATTATACTCAGCTGAGGTCATATAA